The proteins below come from a single Danaus plexippus chromosome 20, MEX_DaPlex, whole genome shotgun sequence genomic window:
- the LOC116773985 gene encoding protein masquerade isoform X1 has protein sequence MRVLAIFLLLAVPILGQDESFASSFLSGLLDTLDTQVDAKNCPGVCMHALASLICSNVLEEVECPKPSMKCCVDEPLGNDTITTTRKPFTTRYTTTEAEEDEDVTTRPDKYKDSETSSGNIACPGMCVESRYSQYCEAYLASTGLCVSGRQCCVSRDVYGEKRPPDLVVPSEKKQSTKRPTTALTTTPQPKQRPGHKCRGDCITGLFALLCDHVDEDATCPSDGTCCITESSTEQVTRRPTTPRPTTPAPLPRCPGYCLLNLMSAFCERPAVRLHNTQCKLSGSICCDNSRVPPRTTPRPTTTTTTTTPAPHDSRPDCPGSCIVSLLSFTCFRNAEMTDVFKCKKAGTQCCAPKSKVLEAMGISRNDTFPLATTHPHTQAHTPHTYTPQTLPYTTAMTQYEPSYVTTLRTPEKYNKYVCGVKGTSSRAGRVMGGEDGSRGEWCWQVALINSLNQYLCGAALVGTQWVLTAAHCVTNIVRSGDAIYVRVGDHDLTRKYGSPGAQTLRVATTYIHHNHNSQTLDNDIALLKLHGKAELKEGVCLVCLPARGVSHAAGKRCTVTGYGYMGETGPIPLRVREAELPIVNDAECIRKVNAVTEKIFILPASSFCAGGEEGNDACQGDGGGPLVCQDDGFYELVGLVSWGFGCGRRDVPGVYVKVSSFIGWINQIISVNNQ, from the exons ATGAGAGTGCTCGCTATATTCCTCCTCCTGGCGGTCCCCATCCTCGGCCAGGATGAATCGTTCGCCAGCTCCTTCCTATCAG GTCTCCTTGACACCCTGGATACTCAAGTAGATGCGAAGAACTGTCCCGGGGTGTGCATGCATGCGCTGGCTTCGCTCATTTGTTCGAATGTTCTGGAGGAGGTGGAGTGTCCCAAGCCCTCCATGAAATGCTGCGTGGATGAACCTCTCG GTAACGACACGATAACGACAACTCGGAAGCCCTTCACGACGCGATACACGACAACAGAAGCGGAGGAGGACGAAGATGTTACGACGCGACCTGACAAATACAAAGACAGTG AAACCTCGTCAGGAAACATCGCGTGTCCGGGCATGTGTGTGGAGTCGCGGTACAGTCAGTATTGCGAGGCATACCTGGCGTCCACTGGACTGTGCGTGTCTGGGAGGCAATGCTGTGTCTCCAGGGATGTATACGGAGAGAAGAGGCCGCCGGATCTCGTGGTGCCCAGCGAGAAGAAACAATCTACTAAGAGGCCAACGACGGCG CTGACGACGACGCCGCAACCAAAACAGAGGCCAGGGCACAAATGCCGCGGCGACTGCATCACGGGGCTGTTCGCCTTGCTGTGCGACCACGTCGACGAGGACGCGACCTGCCCCTCAGACGGAACCTGCTGCATCACCGAGTCCAGCACCGAGCAGGTCACCAGGAGACCCACCACGCCCAGGCCCACCACTCCT GCGCCGCTCCCGCGATGTCCAGGCTACTGCCTGCTCAATCTCATGTCTGCGTTCTGCGAGCGCCCCGCCGTCCGCCTTCACAACACCCAATGTAAACTCAGCGGCTCCATATGTTGTGATAACAGCAG AGTCCCGCCTCGCACCACGCCGCGgcccaccaccaccaccaccacgaCCACGCCGGCGCCGCACGACTCCCGGCCCGACTGCCCCGGCTCGTGCATCGTGTCCCTGCTGTCGTTCACGTGTTTCC GAAACGCCGAGATGACGGACGTCTTCAAGTGTAAAAAGGCTGGGACCCAGTGCTGCGCGCCGAAGTCGAAGGTTCTAGAGGCCATGGGCATCAGCAGGAACGACACCTTCCCGCTGGCCACCACTCACCCACACACGCAGGCCCACACCCCCCACACATACACCCCGCAGACGTTGCCGTACACGACGGCCATGA CTCAGTACGAACCCAGCTACGTCACGACTTTGAGGACTCCCGAAAAGTACAACAAATACGTGTGCGGCGTCAAAG GTACGTCAAGTCGTGCCGGGCGGGTCATGGGCGGCGAGGACGGTTCCCGCGGCGAGTGGTGCTGGCAGGTGGCTCTCATCAACTCCTTGAACCAGTACCTGTGTGGCGCGGCGTTGGTCGGCACGCAGTGGGTCCTCACCGCCGCTCACTGCGTCACCAA CATCGTCCGGTCCGGGGACGCGATCTACGTGCGCGTGGGCGATCACGACCTGACCAGGAAGTACGGGTCCCCGGGCGCGCAGACCCTCCGCGTGGCTACCACCTACATCCACCACAACCACAACAGCCAGACGCTCGACAACGACATCGCGCTGCTGAAGTTGCACGGCAAAGCTGAGCTCAAAGAAG GGGTGTGCTTGGTGTGTCTGCCGGCGCGAGGAGTCAGTCATGCGGCGGGGAAGCGGTGCACGGTCACCGGGTACGGCTACATGGGCGAGA CGGGTCCGATCCCGCTGCGGGTCCGCGAAGCCGAGCTGCCGATCGTGAACGACGCGGAGTGCATCCGGAAGGTGAACGCGGTGACGGAGAAGATCTTCATCCTCCCCGCCAGCTCGTTCTGCGCCGGCGGAGAGGAAGGCAACGACGCCTGCCAG GGCGACGGCGGCGGCCCCCTCGTGTGCCAGGACGACGGGTTCTACGAGCTGGTGGGGCTGGTGTCGTGGGGCTTCGGCTGCGGCCGGCGCGACGTGCCGGGCGTGTACGTGAAGGTGTCCTCGTTCATCGGCTGGATCAATCAAATAATATCCGTGAACAACCAATGA
- the LOC116773985 gene encoding protein masquerade isoform X2, giving the protein MRVLAIFLLLAVPILGQDESFASSFLSGLLDTLDTQVDAKNCPGVCMHALASLICSNVLEEVECPKPSMKCCVDEPLGNDTITTTRKPFTTRYTTTEAEEDEDVTTRPDKYKDSGNIACPGMCVESRYSQYCEAYLASTGLCVSGRQCCVSRDVYGEKRPPDLVVPSEKKQSTKRPTTALTTTPQPKQRPGHKCRGDCITGLFALLCDHVDEDATCPSDGTCCITESSTEQVTRRPTTPRPTTPAPLPRCPGYCLLNLMSAFCERPAVRLHNTQCKLSGSICCDNSRVPPRTTPRPTTTTTTTTPAPHDSRPDCPGSCIVSLLSFTCFRNAEMTDVFKCKKAGTQCCAPKSKVLEAMGISRNDTFPLATTHPHTQAHTPHTYTPQTLPYTTAMTQYEPSYVTTLRTPEKYNKYVCGVKGTSSRAGRVMGGEDGSRGEWCWQVALINSLNQYLCGAALVGTQWVLTAAHCVTNIVRSGDAIYVRVGDHDLTRKYGSPGAQTLRVATTYIHHNHNSQTLDNDIALLKLHGKAELKEGVCLVCLPARGVSHAAGKRCTVTGYGYMGETGPIPLRVREAELPIVNDAECIRKVNAVTEKIFILPASSFCAGGEEGNDACQGDGGGPLVCQDDGFYELVGLVSWGFGCGRRDVPGVYVKVSSFIGWINQIISVNNQ; this is encoded by the exons ATGAGAGTGCTCGCTATATTCCTCCTCCTGGCGGTCCCCATCCTCGGCCAGGATGAATCGTTCGCCAGCTCCTTCCTATCAG GTCTCCTTGACACCCTGGATACTCAAGTAGATGCGAAGAACTGTCCCGGGGTGTGCATGCATGCGCTGGCTTCGCTCATTTGTTCGAATGTTCTGGAGGAGGTGGAGTGTCCCAAGCCCTCCATGAAATGCTGCGTGGATGAACCTCTCG GTAACGACACGATAACGACAACTCGGAAGCCCTTCACGACGCGATACACGACAACAGAAGCGGAGGAGGACGAAGATGTTACGACGCGACCTGACAAATACAAAGACAGTG GAAACATCGCGTGTCCGGGCATGTGTGTGGAGTCGCGGTACAGTCAGTATTGCGAGGCATACCTGGCGTCCACTGGACTGTGCGTGTCTGGGAGGCAATGCTGTGTCTCCAGGGATGTATACGGAGAGAAGAGGCCGCCGGATCTCGTGGTGCCCAGCGAGAAGAAACAATCTACTAAGAGGCCAACGACGGCG CTGACGACGACGCCGCAACCAAAACAGAGGCCAGGGCACAAATGCCGCGGCGACTGCATCACGGGGCTGTTCGCCTTGCTGTGCGACCACGTCGACGAGGACGCGACCTGCCCCTCAGACGGAACCTGCTGCATCACCGAGTCCAGCACCGAGCAGGTCACCAGGAGACCCACCACGCCCAGGCCCACCACTCCT GCGCCGCTCCCGCGATGTCCAGGCTACTGCCTGCTCAATCTCATGTCTGCGTTCTGCGAGCGCCCCGCCGTCCGCCTTCACAACACCCAATGTAAACTCAGCGGCTCCATATGTTGTGATAACAGCAG AGTCCCGCCTCGCACCACGCCGCGgcccaccaccaccaccaccacgaCCACGCCGGCGCCGCACGACTCCCGGCCCGACTGCCCCGGCTCGTGCATCGTGTCCCTGCTGTCGTTCACGTGTTTCC GAAACGCCGAGATGACGGACGTCTTCAAGTGTAAAAAGGCTGGGACCCAGTGCTGCGCGCCGAAGTCGAAGGTTCTAGAGGCCATGGGCATCAGCAGGAACGACACCTTCCCGCTGGCCACCACTCACCCACACACGCAGGCCCACACCCCCCACACATACACCCCGCAGACGTTGCCGTACACGACGGCCATGA CTCAGTACGAACCCAGCTACGTCACGACTTTGAGGACTCCCGAAAAGTACAACAAATACGTGTGCGGCGTCAAAG GTACGTCAAGTCGTGCCGGGCGGGTCATGGGCGGCGAGGACGGTTCCCGCGGCGAGTGGTGCTGGCAGGTGGCTCTCATCAACTCCTTGAACCAGTACCTGTGTGGCGCGGCGTTGGTCGGCACGCAGTGGGTCCTCACCGCCGCTCACTGCGTCACCAA CATCGTCCGGTCCGGGGACGCGATCTACGTGCGCGTGGGCGATCACGACCTGACCAGGAAGTACGGGTCCCCGGGCGCGCAGACCCTCCGCGTGGCTACCACCTACATCCACCACAACCACAACAGCCAGACGCTCGACAACGACATCGCGCTGCTGAAGTTGCACGGCAAAGCTGAGCTCAAAGAAG GGGTGTGCTTGGTGTGTCTGCCGGCGCGAGGAGTCAGTCATGCGGCGGGGAAGCGGTGCACGGTCACCGGGTACGGCTACATGGGCGAGA CGGGTCCGATCCCGCTGCGGGTCCGCGAAGCCGAGCTGCCGATCGTGAACGACGCGGAGTGCATCCGGAAGGTGAACGCGGTGACGGAGAAGATCTTCATCCTCCCCGCCAGCTCGTTCTGCGCCGGCGGAGAGGAAGGCAACGACGCCTGCCAG GGCGACGGCGGCGGCCCCCTCGTGTGCCAGGACGACGGGTTCTACGAGCTGGTGGGGCTGGTGTCGTGGGGCTTCGGCTGCGGCCGGCGCGACGTGCCGGGCGTGTACGTGAAGGTGTCCTCGTTCATCGGCTGGATCAATCAAATAATATCCGTGAACAACCAATGA
- the LOC116773985 gene encoding protein masquerade isoform X3: protein MHALASLICSNVLEEVECPKPSMKCCVDEPLGNDTITTTRKPFTTRYTTTEAEEDEDVTTRPDKYKDSETSSGNIACPGMCVESRYSQYCEAYLASTGLCVSGRQCCVSRDVYGEKRPPDLVVPSEKKQSTKRPTTALTTTPQPKQRPGHKCRGDCITGLFALLCDHVDEDATCPSDGTCCITESSTEQVTRRPTTPRPTTPAPLPRCPGYCLLNLMSAFCERPAVRLHNTQCKLSGSICCDNSRVPPRTTPRPTTTTTTTTPAPHDSRPDCPGSCIVSLLSFTCFRNAEMTDVFKCKKAGTQCCAPKSKVLEAMGISRNDTFPLATTHPHTQAHTPHTYTPQTLPYTTAMTQYEPSYVTTLRTPEKYNKYVCGVKGTSSRAGRVMGGEDGSRGEWCWQVALINSLNQYLCGAALVGTQWVLTAAHCVTNIVRSGDAIYVRVGDHDLTRKYGSPGAQTLRVATTYIHHNHNSQTLDNDIALLKLHGKAELKEGVCLVCLPARGVSHAAGKRCTVTGYGYMGETGPIPLRVREAELPIVNDAECIRKVNAVTEKIFILPASSFCAGGEEGNDACQGDGGGPLVCQDDGFYELVGLVSWGFGCGRRDVPGVYVKVSSFIGWINQIISVNNQ from the exons ATGCATGCGCTGGCTTCGCTCATTTGTTCGAATGTTCTGGAGGAGGTGGAGTGTCCCAAGCCCTCCATGAAATGCTGCGTGGATGAACCTCTCG GTAACGACACGATAACGACAACTCGGAAGCCCTTCACGACGCGATACACGACAACAGAAGCGGAGGAGGACGAAGATGTTACGACGCGACCTGACAAATACAAAGACAGTG AAACCTCGTCAGGAAACATCGCGTGTCCGGGCATGTGTGTGGAGTCGCGGTACAGTCAGTATTGCGAGGCATACCTGGCGTCCACTGGACTGTGCGTGTCTGGGAGGCAATGCTGTGTCTCCAGGGATGTATACGGAGAGAAGAGGCCGCCGGATCTCGTGGTGCCCAGCGAGAAGAAACAATCTACTAAGAGGCCAACGACGGCG CTGACGACGACGCCGCAACCAAAACAGAGGCCAGGGCACAAATGCCGCGGCGACTGCATCACGGGGCTGTTCGCCTTGCTGTGCGACCACGTCGACGAGGACGCGACCTGCCCCTCAGACGGAACCTGCTGCATCACCGAGTCCAGCACCGAGCAGGTCACCAGGAGACCCACCACGCCCAGGCCCACCACTCCT GCGCCGCTCCCGCGATGTCCAGGCTACTGCCTGCTCAATCTCATGTCTGCGTTCTGCGAGCGCCCCGCCGTCCGCCTTCACAACACCCAATGTAAACTCAGCGGCTCCATATGTTGTGATAACAGCAG AGTCCCGCCTCGCACCACGCCGCGgcccaccaccaccaccaccacgaCCACGCCGGCGCCGCACGACTCCCGGCCCGACTGCCCCGGCTCGTGCATCGTGTCCCTGCTGTCGTTCACGTGTTTCC GAAACGCCGAGATGACGGACGTCTTCAAGTGTAAAAAGGCTGGGACCCAGTGCTGCGCGCCGAAGTCGAAGGTTCTAGAGGCCATGGGCATCAGCAGGAACGACACCTTCCCGCTGGCCACCACTCACCCACACACGCAGGCCCACACCCCCCACACATACACCCCGCAGACGTTGCCGTACACGACGGCCATGA CTCAGTACGAACCCAGCTACGTCACGACTTTGAGGACTCCCGAAAAGTACAACAAATACGTGTGCGGCGTCAAAG GTACGTCAAGTCGTGCCGGGCGGGTCATGGGCGGCGAGGACGGTTCCCGCGGCGAGTGGTGCTGGCAGGTGGCTCTCATCAACTCCTTGAACCAGTACCTGTGTGGCGCGGCGTTGGTCGGCACGCAGTGGGTCCTCACCGCCGCTCACTGCGTCACCAA CATCGTCCGGTCCGGGGACGCGATCTACGTGCGCGTGGGCGATCACGACCTGACCAGGAAGTACGGGTCCCCGGGCGCGCAGACCCTCCGCGTGGCTACCACCTACATCCACCACAACCACAACAGCCAGACGCTCGACAACGACATCGCGCTGCTGAAGTTGCACGGCAAAGCTGAGCTCAAAGAAG GGGTGTGCTTGGTGTGTCTGCCGGCGCGAGGAGTCAGTCATGCGGCGGGGAAGCGGTGCACGGTCACCGGGTACGGCTACATGGGCGAGA CGGGTCCGATCCCGCTGCGGGTCCGCGAAGCCGAGCTGCCGATCGTGAACGACGCGGAGTGCATCCGGAAGGTGAACGCGGTGACGGAGAAGATCTTCATCCTCCCCGCCAGCTCGTTCTGCGCCGGCGGAGAGGAAGGCAACGACGCCTGCCAG GGCGACGGCGGCGGCCCCCTCGTGTGCCAGGACGACGGGTTCTACGAGCTGGTGGGGCTGGTGTCGTGGGGCTTCGGCTGCGGCCGGCGCGACGTGCCGGGCGTGTACGTGAAGGTGTCCTCGTTCATCGGCTGGATCAATCAAATAATATCCGTGAACAACCAATGA
- the LOC116774034 gene encoding chromatin target of PRMT1 protein: MIEKLHGLQATNISLNDRFTLLATTAPITRIARPRRRSSGMYSLNQNANRLLIEQIAQRLGQQSKRYAVQQRLGLTGLRRFGSESNLARLPRSNSISNLNQNTKNRLSWRQSNGNISRSSFRSASPSPWRGRGFRRRGGGMGLTRGRFRGRGGRQQLVGRLRNQQGNQQGSQRGRGRGRGRGRGRGRPANGAQNKKQVPTKEELDLQLDQYMASTKTALDKELDEYMKTAMEE; encoded by the exons ATGATTGAAAAATTGCACGGTTTGCAAGCTACGAATATTTCTCTAAATGACCGATTCACGTTACTGGCTACCACGGCACCCATCACCCGCATCGCGAGACCGCGGAGGCGGTCCTCGGGAATGTATTCCCTGAATCAAAACGCTAATCGCCTTCTGATTGAACAAATCGCACAACGTTTAGGACAACAGTCAAAGCGG TATGCTGTACAACAAAGACTAGGTTTGACTGGACTGCGTCGGTTTGGAAGTGAGAGTAATCTAGCTCGTCTGCCGAGATCCAATAGCATTAGCAATTTGAACCAAAACACCAAGAATAGATTGTCTTGGAGACAGTCGAATGGCAATATAAG tcgGTCATCATTCCGAAGCGCCTCCCCGAGTCCGTGGCGAGGCCGCGGTTTCCGTCGTCGTGGCGGAGGGATGGGACTCACGAGGGGAAGATTTAG AGGCCGCGGCGGTCGCCAGCAGCTAGTCGGTCGATTGCGCAACCAGCAGGGCAACCAGCAGGGCAGCCAAAGAGGGCGGGGCCGTGGCAGGGGGAGGGGCAGAGGAAGAGGCAGACCAGCCAATG GTGcccaaaacaaaaaacaggTTCCGACAAAGGAGGAATTGGATCTTCAACTGGATCAGTACATGGCCAGCACTAAAACGGCTCTGGACAAAGAGTTGGACGAATATATGAAGACAGCCATGGAGGAATGA